A region of bacterium DNA encodes the following proteins:
- a CDS encoding transferase, which yields MSACKFDSFVATLFSNLAFLLRPAYLAAGNDAKGSEVKVATERQRFFAADNYTILPHVQLGDGTVVQPYCLIGLPPAAAGEEAGATLIGANSLLRSHTVIYAGNTIGANFQTGHHVMIREYNTIGDQVSVGTGTVIEHHVRIGNRVRIHSQAFVPEYSVLEDDCWIGPNVVLTNALHPLCPEVKQCLKGPTIGRGAKIGANAVLLPDIVIGAGALIGAGSVVVENVPDHAVVAGNPGRVIKTIADLTCPYDLIARPY from the coding sequence GTGAGTGCGTGCAAATTTGACAGTTTTGTCGCAACGCTTTTTTCCAATCTTGCCTTTCTGCTGCGCCCGGCTTATCTTGCCGCCGGCAATGACGCCAAAGGCAGCGAGGTGAAAGTGGCCACGGAGAGGCAGAGGTTTTTTGCCGCTGACAATTACACCATTCTTCCCCATGTGCAACTGGGCGACGGCACCGTGGTGCAGCCGTACTGCCTCATCGGCCTGCCGCCGGCAGCGGCCGGCGAAGAGGCGGGGGCGACCCTCATCGGCGCCAACAGCCTGCTGCGTTCCCACACGGTGATCTACGCCGGCAACACGATCGGCGCAAATTTCCAAACCGGCCATCACGTGATGATTCGCGAATACAACACCATCGGCGACCAAGTGAGCGTCGGCACCGGCACGGTCATCGAACATCACGTGCGGATCGGCAACCGGGTGCGCATTCACTCCCAGGCTTTTGTGCCGGAATACTCCGTTCTCGAAGACGATTGCTGGATCGGACCGAACGTGGTGTTGACCAACGCCTTGCACCCGCTGTGCCCCGAAGTCAAGCAATGCCTGAAAGGCCCGACCATTGGCCGCGGCGCCAAGATCGGCGCGAATGCCGTGCTGCTGCCGGATATTGTGATCGGCGCCGGCGCGTTGATCGGCGCGGGCAGCGTGGTGGTGGAGAATGTGCCGGACCATGCCGTGGTGGCAGGCAATCCCGGCCGCGTGATCAAGACGATTGCGGACCTGACCTGCCCTTATGATTTGATCGCCAGACCTTATTGA